CACTACTGGGTAGGGCCAAGGTACTGGGCACCAGGTAACACAAGAGAAGGTGGGGAttgggaggaagagacacagaAGTAGGATATCAAGGGGAAAACGAAGGGTGTTGAGGGAAGAGAGAGTCTGCAAAAGCGGCTCAGTTAGGAGCCAAGACTGAAGAAAAGGGCTGCACACCATGgccagtgatggactgtgaacCAAGCAAGCCCTTGGAGTTCGTCAGTACAAGCATCTGCATGCTGCCCAGCCAGGGACTGAGAGGGACAGGTCACCTGCCGACTTCAGGAAATGTCCTGCCCGAGCCCTATCCCCACAGAAGTAGACTGGTCATAGAACTAGAGACTGGAGCAAGTAGTGCCTAGGAGCTGCTAGATGTCGGCAACTGGAGCTCAGAGCCACAACTCACCTCCTCCCACTGTAGCTAGAAAATTCTACCCATTCTTCCCTCACAGGGGTAGGGAGGGTAGGTACCAAAAAACCAAATCTTCACTTCTGTGGTGACCAGGAGTCCCAAGAAGGCAAGCGGGGATTGATGGCTGGCCACAAGTCACCATACCCACTGGCAGATCAGAAGGAGGCTTTGTAAAATGAGCCAGGAGAACTAAGAGGAGAGAACGGCAGCCACCAGGGAGCCAGGAGACTGGAAGCAGTTTGCTCAGGACTAGGGCACACTAGTTTTCCAGGTATGAAGAGCAGAGGGTAGTGTGGAACAAGTCAGACATAGTGCTTGCAGGAGCTGGTAGCCATGAGAAAGAGCCCTCTGGGGTCCGAGGAGAACTCGGCGGGAGCTGTACAGAGCAGGGCTGGAATGTGGCTAGCCTGGTAATGTGGCTAGCCTGGAATGTGGCTAACCTGTGGCAACTGCTTGCCCATGGCTTACAGGCGCCAGTTCCTGGAATCAGCACTTCAACTATTTCAGCTCATTCATCCTCACGccaatcttttctcctttttcccactgttaaaataaagaaacaacaaaagtaGGCAGACTGAGTCGCCCCAGTCGGTCATGCGtagcaaaagaaacaaagccaGGAATGAAATGCACCGCCGGTTGGCTGCGGTGTATCCTTCCAGTCGAGGACACTGCAGGCCTGGTCCTGAGATGGCTTTCATCTCTGGTGCTTCGTCTATAGTTACAGCTGGAAGGACCTGGGACCTTGAAGATCTAGATCTAAGACCCCACGCCTTGAGGGGatggatggtgggaaggaggAGGTTAGGTCTCCTAACACAGGATGTGGAGTGGATGCTACTCTGAGACTGAGGAGATGGGGAAGACACCCCCACCACCCAGCCCTCTGCTGGTGCTGAAAGGAGTTGCCATTGCCAAAGAGGAatacagagacagaagggcagtATAAAATAATCATCAATCACCCTGAAGACATTTGAGGCATGGCATCCTGGGGACCTACAGAGTAACCTTCCAcatcctcctccaggaagccttccaaGATTGTCTATGTGCAGCTCTGCGCTGCTGATTTATCTGCTGTGAGAGCCAGTTATTCAAAGGCTGCCCTTGTAGCCAGGGCTGGGGCTCACTCAAGGTGCCAGTGGGGCTTGGAAGAGGGTGTGTTGGTGAGTGACAGACCTCTCACACACCCAGGACCTCTGACACAACACCGAGATTCTCAGGCACCCAAGGAAAAGCCATGTGAAAGAACAGCTAGCTACTGAAGGTGAGGAGGTTCAGAAAGAGGGGCCTGGatgcctcctttctccttccgtgagaggagaggagggggaggggaagacagggCCCTGGGCACCTCAGGGAACCAAGCAGCTCCTCCTCCAGAGAGGCACTGGGCTGACCCAGGATTATGCCCCAGCTTCCTTGTAATCTTTTTCTCAGGGCCAAAGTAGGTGCAGTACCAGGATCTGCTGGCAGAGGGCAGTATGTGCACAGGTTAGAAAGTACCAGAAGTGTTTGCACTTACGGAGCCGGATCCAATGTTCCACAGTCAGACTCCAACTTCTGCTGTTGCCAGACTCCTGGGCCCTGAACCAATCAATACCCATcctacaaacacagagagagacccacAGTCTCAAGTCCCGTGGACAGAATGTGGTGATGAATACCTcgaatcccagcattctggagagaaagacaggaagaccaCTGCAAGTCAaggatcagcctgggctacacagggtgttccaagctagccagggctacttagCAAGACTCTTCCCAAATGAAGTTATCAGCCACCCAGACACACTGCAGGTTCAGATCAGCAAACAGTAGTCTATATGATCGGGTCCCATAGAGAGATAACAAGGCTGAAAACTTTCTGTCATTTGCTGATGCTGCAGTTATCAAAGCACTGGGTACAACTCCGGTGTTCACGGTAAGTCTGGagaacacacactcacagcacTGCCAGACGTAAAACGCTGTAACTTACACACTTATGGGCAGACGCAATACTTGACAAGAAGACAGTGCCGGTGCCTGCACTACTACAGGACGTGTTGAGTCGTCGTCTTTGAGTGTGTGACTTCTGCTTatccactgtgctgcccaagcAGCAGCTGTGTACAACTCACATCTCGATCATCTCTTCAGGGTTGAGCTGCGCTGTCTAGGTGGGCATAAGCAGACTCTGACGCTTGCACCCTGACACGATCACCTAGCAACACATTTCTCTCACGTGAATCTTCATTACGCAACTCGCAGCTGCAGTCATAACAGCGGCGAGGTGCCCTCCAGACTGGGATCACAGACTCCAGAACCCCGCAGAGCTTCAACGCCCACTTCTGCGCCTCCTCATAGGGGATCTGAGCCTTGCTGAGCTGTTTAACCTCCCCCCTCAACCCAATACCCTCAGAGCAAACTGTACAGTATGGCAGTAGCGCTTCCATTATTAACAATGAGCCGTATCAGTTCCCAGGAGAATTAACCATGCTGCCAGGTAGAAAACTCTCCCGTGGGGCTGAGCTGAGCTCCTGGCATACCGAGAAAACAATGCTAGCTAATGCTAGCCCATTTTTACAAGGGCATGGTTTTTGTACTTGGGCCACAACTGGCAATTAAAAGAACCAAAATCCAAAGCCAGAATGCCAGGTCCAGAGGGACCATTAGCCCGGAAGTCAGCTTTGCCTCTTTCCCAAGGATCAGTCTAGCATTTGACGACATCAAAGGGCCCCTGTTTGAATAATAAACTATGTAAGCTGTTTGTATGTGGCTATGTAAGAAACACAAATCTATTAACCCGGTGTTTTCCCACTTGGATGGCAAGTCATTAAAGCATTTGTATTATGTAGGGCTCTTGTTCCTCAGAAGAGAGGACTCCACTCAGTAGCACATTCCTGAAGAAAATATATCCTGAGTTGAGCTACACTTGAGGACCCTGGGACAAGGGGGTTttgagggatggaggaggaacaTTCATGAGTAGCAGCATAAGTTCGAGGTGTCACAGCTACACAGGTACCTGCCGAGGCTCTACCACCCACCAGCACTGTGAGCAGATCTCTCAATCCTCTGAGGGATGACAGCTTGCACTCCTGAAGAGTTGGGCCTGGGGAATGGTTGGACCGGCAGCTAGAATGTTGCTTCTCTTCTCATGCTAGGTGGCTTGATGGGGCTTACTGGAGGAACTGGGTACCACAGGCACATGAGAAGGAATGGTGTTTCATCCTGGCTacaaaagataaggaaggacggACATAGGAAAAGACAAGTCATGGGCGCCCTTTCGACAAGACTCGTGCTTGAAAGACAGGCCCGCCCATGATAAGTACTCTGTTCTCATCAGTTGGCTGGTCACCTGAGAAATCAGCATCCTTGCAAAGACACACATGCCTACAAAGATCACCCAAGTCACTCATCTTCCTGTGCTTATAATTCTTCATAGAACTAAACCCTACTCACTGCCATGTTACACAATGTGTTGTTTGTTGCTGGGTTCTCCTATCCTCGGTAGATTGTGAGCCTCCCAGGTCTCTGCCTATGCCGTTTGTTTCAGTATCCCCAGTGCCCAGACAACGGCTCACTCTGTACTTGCCCATAAGCCAACACAGTTTTGCACAAACAATGAGAACAAATACAGTCAAAAGATCCCTGTGCACAGGCGTCCTGCTTGTGCTAGAAGACAAGTGGAGCCTCTGTGGGGGGCGACTCCAGGCCGACTACATCTCCACAGGGTGGGTGACGTCACCCATCCCATGTGTGACAGCATGGGAAACATCGAGCCTGCCCACTCAGCTGCCTAGCAGGGTCAGCTGTCACCTGATGCCTACTAGGCTGAAGGCAGACAATTGAGAGGATGTGTGGTTGACGGTCCAGAGCAGAGCAAGAGTCAGACCCCAAAACATTAGACCACTGTAAAGGGTGACATTTGGGCAACACATAAACACTAAAAACCAAAGGAACATGTTTGGACATTTTTCCCCCAGCTAACTCATGCTGAAGTTGGATTCCCAGTGAGATCTTTGGACTTCGACTGAATCATGGAGACATTGCCCCATGATTGGATTAATGACTTTCTCTATAGTAAGTGAATTAACTGAGCCTGACAACTTCCCTTGCTCACCCTTGGACACAGGCTCACCCTTGAACACAGGACCCCTACACACATGCCCACTTCCCCTGTCTGCATCTTCACCATGCAGTGACTCAGAGCCAGACTATCACCAGGAGATGGAGAGACTCTGGTGCCCTGCTCTTAgacctccagaactgtgagccaaaataaaccatgtTCTTTATAGATTACCAGCTGAAATACTCAAAACACCTGTGGGAAAGAAGACTATTTTGGCTTATGAGCTGAGAGGGTTACCATCCATCTGGCTTGCCCACAGCAGTGGAGTGTGGGCAGACTCCTCAGATGTTATCTGAAGAAGCAGAGTGGGCTGAAGCCCAGGCTGGGTATAACCTTCAAGACCTAGTGACCTCCTGCTACCTGCCAGAACCCACCTTCTAAAGGCTCCATGGACCTCCCAAGAATACCACAGCTGGGAgccaactgttcacaacatgaGCTTGTGGGGTGACATTTCTAGTTCAAACCAGAATATCCGATCTCAAGTATTCTATTACAGCAACATGAAAAAGACTAGGAGGATGGCATCCATCAATCATTTATtgcaagagaagcagagagacagactcCTCATCAGAGGACAACAGAGAAGGCTGGAGGAAGACACAGACAGAGGCTGGCAGTTGGCTTCAGGGAAGTATCTTAGGTCTGTGCTTCGTCTCTGTGTGGGGGCAGCTACCCAGTAAGAACTGAGTGGGAGGGGTCACTGAGAGGGCATATTACTGGCTGGCCTTCCCCCACCCGACAGTTCCCTGCGCCAGGGGAAATAGGGCTGGGAGGATGGCTGGGATTTCAGTGATGGAGAAAACGCTTCCTGACTTGGAAAGGGACCCAAGGGAAGAGAACGAGAGAATGGGGTCCACAGGTCTGCTCACAGCAGCCCCTGTCTGTCATCTGGAGGTCTTTTTGGTTGCACAGCTGCTGCCTGAGCTTTTGGCAGGGGGATCCTTGAGCTCACTCCCACAGCTGCCCTTGGTCTTCACCTCCAGGGCCAGAGGTCTGTAGTTGTAACTGCTTGAGGCACCAAAGCCCACACTGAAGCCAGAACCTCCTGGTCCTGCATTGGTACTACTGATGACAGCTGGAAGGGGAGACAGAAAAACCCGGCCTCAGtcagtctctttgtctctctctgtctcctgtctctctctgtctctctgtctcgctctgtgtctctgtgtgtgtgtgtctctgtctctgtctctgtgtgtgtgtgtgtgtgtgtgtgtgtgtgtgtgtgtgtttatgtttgcatgggtacatgcatgtgtgtgtgagagtatttAAGAACCTGagttagtgcatgtgtgtgtttctgtgtgtgtgtgtgtgcgtgtgtgtatttgttatgtgtagtgtgtgtgtaggggggtatgatgtatgtatgtgtagtgtgtgtgtgtgtgtgtgtgtgtgtgtgtgtgtgtgtttacagagaTATCTTTGTAGACACCATTCATAACCATGGCTTCCTGTATTTAACCCCAAATATTCAACCTCTTTTGCAAGTGGTCTGGGTCTATACATCCGTATAAAACTTTGAACTCCTTACAGAGAAATAAGCTAAGGGAGCGGCCGTGCTGTTCTAGCAGGAGTAGGAAGAAGAGTGCTGTGGCCAAGCATCATTTGCAGCACACTGCTGGGAATCCGTGGATTGTTGCCTTTCATATTTCAATGTATTATTATTCTCCAGCTGTTGCTCTCCTGGGCCACTGAAACCAGACCCCTCTTTCCATCCTTAACCCCTTCTTTGCTCCCAGTCTCCCTGAGATTCCAATGACTTCTTTGTACCATGGAATTAGAGCTGCATGGGCTCCAGATAAGATAACCAAGGACAGACCAGGACATGCAGATACTTACAAATGCTCACAGAATTTGGGTATTCACCAGCCATcctagagaaagagaacaaacagGTAAATCCACCACAAACATCACATCTACTCAGGGAGACCTGAGTCTTTCCAGTCAGAACAAGCCCCATCCCCCTCACAACCTCCTTTCTTCTAGTTACTGAGCAACCTCTGAAGAGAAGTCTGCTCTAGGCAGCCTCTCTATACCAGAGGCTCCTGGGCCATCTGTTTCACAGAAGTACGACCCAGTTGTTTTCTAGTGATAGTGAAAATGATTCAAGGTCCTCACCAAGCTCGGACTTTGCCACAGTGACTTTGAACTTGGATGGCTCTGGgagcctttcttccctctctcccatccaAGAACCATGAAGAGAGCCAGGGGACACTCTCTAATATGGGTGGCATTGATACTTGCTTTTCCATAgccttttaagaattttacaagtCGGTCCATTTTACTGTCTAATTTATGTCTTCCCTACCACAAGGCAAGCACACCAGTCAAGTGATTTCACTTCAGTAGAGCCTAAAGAGAGCCAAACTGTCTTCTACCTTCCTGTTAAAGCAAAAACTGTCCCCAGGCAAGGGTGTCGCTCCTCACCGGCTCTCCTCGCTCTCCAGCAGCTTCCTGTAGGTGGCGATCTCCATGTCCAGGGCCAACTTGACATTCATGAGCTCCTGGTGTTCACGCAGCATCCGGGCCAGCTCCTCCTTGGACTGATGCAGGGCTCCCTCCAGCTGGTCCAGCTTGGCCCTAGCATCCTTGAGGGCACAGTCCCCTCTCTGTTCAGCATCAGCGATGGCTGTCTCCAGGTTGGAGCACTGAGGAACAAACAGACTTGTCAGTTTGGGTCTGAAGTCTTGCTCAGCCCTCCTCCCCTGATGCTGACGGGTAACAAATGCTTCAGGATCCCACTGTATGGTCCAGCTTGGACTGAACTGGAGGTGAGTCTATTCTTTCCCTGACTCTAAGCACCATCTACCTCATCCCCTTCTTCACTGCCACCAACCCAActcatgcctcagcctctaaAGTTAGACATCTTCActtgaaaggagagagaagaagggcatagagaagaTGGGATACCTGGGTGTGTGCCCCTGGCCCTGGCCCACTCAATTAGAAACCACCAGCTATCAGATTCTAAGTCTAAGGATGAAAGTCTCCCTGTGGTTAGAGGGTACACATTGCAGGGTGTCTCGGCGGTGTCCATAAATCTGGGGGGAATATGGCAGCTAATACGTTCCTCTTAGTAAAATACCTGTTTGATAAGTCCACTATGCCTTCAGTCTGCCCACCCATCCAGCAGAGAATCACACTCAGGGCAAGAACAGCCCTGAAAGATGTGTGTGCGTGACTGGCAGGCTTAGCAAGTGACAAGCACCTTCAGTCAGGAATCTTGCAATCTAGCAGTTGTTGGtgttgtgtgtttgcacatggaAGGACTCTGGGGCTTCTTCAGTCTTTTAGTTTGAGTGTGTTTTGCTCACCCAGCTAAGACTTTAGTGGTGGTGGTCTAAATTCCAGCCCTTTTGGGGGGAGGGATGCCCCCTTCCAGTGGAAGTTTGCTCCACGAGTGAAGAAGCAACAACTAATTTTGTCACCAAACAGATTTCTAGGTTTCTCCTcaactgtcctctcctcctctgatAAGCAGCCCCCAGATCTGCCAACACGCACAGTTTCTGATGAGTGAATCACAGCCAGTCCATCCCACCAGATGAGGATGGTCCCACCCAGACTGGCACCGAGTAAACCTGCTCACTGTCTCGTTTGCAAAGAACCCACCTGCTTCTTCATGTTTCCTATCTCTGAGTGGATCCTCTGGATCAGCCTGTTGATCTCTGTGATCTCAGACttggtgagtttgaggtcatccccATGCTGGCCTGCAGTGGCCTGCAGCTCCTGGATCTGTGGTCAGATCAGAAGAGAAGGATGCAAGGTGGTTAAGGACTTACCCAATTGGGAGCACTTAGCATGGGGAGGGGTGCTCAGTATGGAGGCAGTGTTCCATGCCTATGGTCTCCATGTTAGGGAAGTttaaacaccaaccaaagaggaagGGATGTGAAGCGGGGTGATGGAAGGAACTGGAAAAGCAACAGTTTCCTCTACAGAGCAGGGTCCTGCACCAGCTCAGCAGGGCCCTTGGGTTCTTGAACACAGTGGCCTGGCAGAGTCCATTTTCTACCCTTGTTTCACCAAAGAAATAAAGCTGAGATGTGTGGATTACTCACAGGCTTATGAGGGTTGTAGCAGGCATGGCCTCATCTGTCACTTAGAGCCACAGTGAGGGAAAGGCTAAGCCTGTATTTGTCCGTAAGGTTTGCTAAGACTGACTGACCTCCCTAGACCACAGGGAAGCATTTCTACAAGGTTCAATTCCAAAACAAAGGAATCTCAGCTAAGTCCACACATATATTCAGGCCCACACGTGCATGTACACAATcacaagcacacgcacatgcatgagTGCACTCTGAGAACACAGAGCTGTACCCACAGCTCTCTGCCCACTGTGCACCCGGCTCACCTTACACTGGTACATGTTCTCCGTCTCCGCTTTGCTCTTCAGGGCAATCTCCTCATACTGGGCTCGAACCTCGGCAAGGATGCTGTCCAGGTCTAGCTGCCGGTTGTTGTCCATGGACAGAATGACGGACGTGTCACTGATGTGGGACTGCATCTGAGCAAtctcctggaggccagaggaaagtCTGTTAGGGGCACCATGAGGACACCACTTCTCCTGACTCTTCCTCAGCTGAGGATGAGACTGGTTTCCTTGAACTTTATCCCAAGTGATGGCACTCTACTGTACTCACCTCCCACCCCTCTCCAGAGCCAACATTGCTAATCATGTCAAGACTCCAGGTATCACTCAAATGCCTCAAGGGAGTCTCCTGCCACCTTCCCCTTCCCAGACCTCCTCTCTTCAGAGACAGTCCCTGAAGACCCAGGCAAGGTTCATATGCCTTTCTCTGGTCCCCCAAAGCACCTTCCCATGCTGTTTTCCCTGCCAAGCCTGGAGGACAAACACCATGGTGGTCTCCATTGTGGTCTCCTCAAAGTCTGACTCTATGCCCATCCCTTAGTATGACCTAGGTGAAGGTTAGCTGCACCAGAAAAAGCTCTTTCCTCCCAACCCTTAGGAGAAGCTACCTGAGAGAGGCTGGTAAAGAGCTCACCCCTTCAAAGAGGACCTTGAAGAATTTGATGTCATCTGTCAAGGAGTCCACCTTGGCCTGGAGCTCCACCTTGTTCATGTAAGCAGCGTCCACATCCTGGGGCACATGTGATGGTCAGGCTGCCCTCTCCAACCTGCCCACCCTACCACTCAGAGTAGAGGCTATTTAACTCTTCATTTTCCTTCACCTAATGCTTTAAGAATGGCCCAGTCCCTAGGCAGAAACTAACTCTTGTGAGTTCAGTGGCCACACCAGAAATACAACAGAATACCTCGGAGCTACACTGAATTCTAAGTGTGCATGTTCTAGAGGCATCAGGTACTCCAGGGGAGGGATTgagcagaaggagctgagatgtTAGAATTCCAAGGAACCGAGTTGCCCAAGGGTCTCTCCCCTACCCTACGGACATCACTGACTATTAGAAATGCTCGAACCTTCTTCCCACCCCAACAGTGCCCACTCTTACCTTCTTCAGCACCACGAACTCATTCTCAGCAGCTGTGCGTCTGTTAATCTCCACCTCGTACCTGTGGGAGAAAGTAGCCTTGCCATTAGGCCAGTTAAGTCCTGCAGATGTCCACCGTGTGGTAagccattgtttctgtgtcacaGCTACAGAGTGTTTACCCTGGAGCACATAGCCTCCCCGAGAAGGAGCACCATTCAAGGAgtatttgtttctgtctcctcaaTCCATGTACAGTCTGCCCTGACACGATTTGCCTGAGACATCACCGGGGTGGGAACATGCAGGATCCACTGCACTTCCCTTTCACAAGTGGCCTTCTCCATGTTGTGGCAGAAAGGTTGACCCATCCCTAACCCCATTGTTGTGACCGTGGCCCAGGGCACAAAGCAGAGGTAACTCTGAAACTATTTTATGCCAGTCTCAGACTTCCATTTCAGGTGAAGCAAGCTTAGTGTTCAGATTGCACTAGAATGTTTTTCATGTAGATACATTGTATATTAGGGGAAAATattgttaacttttttttatttgaagagcTCAAAATGGTaacattttgttatatatattttacttcaaTAAAAGGAAGGGGAGGTCTAATGTTAAAAAATAGTTCCTTCTATATGCTTAAACTTTTCAGATCTTCTTGTATCCCTAAGTACATCACTGGCAGCCCCTCCACCCAGAAAGTGTAAATGGAACAAAATCAGTATGAGTTAGAAAAGCGAGTTCTTCATGAGGTAACTGGGGGGGCTGatgctgtagctcagtggcagagcacttgcctagcatgtaaggAGCATTAGGTTCGATCCCTAATATAACTAAATAAACAGACCAATCAAGTAAATATGCCTGGAAGGTTTTCTAAGGCTGCCCCCCTTTATTTTCTAACGATATTGGATAAATGCAAACGGTTTGTATGATTTATCCCAGATTTTGTGTGTAGCTTGGCAGGTATCTGAAAGCTTTCAGATGGCATATATGATAAAATGTTACTCTTACTCAACTCCTTGCCTGGTCATACAGACATGTAAGGTCTGCTGCCTCAGGACAAAAATTAAGGCATACGTTACTTGCCAGACTGATTAGACTTCATGACTTTTATAGATTTAGTAGTTTGTATCTATTTCTTAAGATTCATAGGAAATGTTTGATCAAGAAGACTGTCAGAAGCAATGGCAATAGTTACAAATGGTTTTTCAGCTAATAACTTTAAACAATCAATAAATCCAAGtaatatttgttgtttttcattgCTGCATGCCAAACGACATGCTAAATGTTTCATCATCTCATTTATTTCctgtatctctttctttctttctgttttagacagggtctctctatgcatttctgactgtccttgaactcactatgtaaaccagaaagcctcctacctctgccttcccagtgctgagcttaaaggtgtgtgccaccatgctccacCACAACGCCAATAAAATCTTTTGTATTATTCTATGAAGTCTGTTCTGTTGTCCTGATGTTGTataggatggggtggggaggatgtGCTTGGCCAATGTCACACAGCTAGCTAATAGTGAAGCTAAAATTAACATTCAGGACTCTGGGCATCAGGCAGGCACACATGCCCTGGGCTGAACTTTAAGCTTTTAAGAGATGCCAACACACTGCTGTTTGCCATTTTCCTCTCAGAAGCTCATTCGGGTGTCCAGACAGCTACCTGCGTTtgatgtcacatgtactttactAATGCTGCAGTCTGAGAGGACTGAGTGGCTTACCTTAAGCCACTCAGTGAATAGCAGTTCAAGAACTCCAGATCTTTACCCTGTGGGAGACCCAGAGACAGCACAGCCTCTACCCTGACTCTCTGTCCCTCTTCGGCAGAACCTACTCACCTGGTCCCATCTGAGTTCCATTGATCTCAGCTGTCCTGTACTCATTGCAACTGTTTGaaagcactttttaaaagctTGATCCCATAGTCTCTCTATGGTCAAGGCTATGACCAGCTCTGTTAGGCTCTATGCAGAGCTCAGGCCAGGCTTCTGGCTGAGGGGCACTGTAGAATAGGTGGTTAGATCTTTCGAATGTAGAACAAGAGAACTATGCCAGCTCTGACCATTTCCACCCCTTGGAGTTGTGGCAGCAGGTGCCTGTCCCTACAAACTTGGCACCTGGAAGCAAACTTTCCAAATACCGGGTTTGTGCCCCTATACTCCTTCCCGGCTTACTCTCAATCTGGTTTCAAATCTGCTCTCTCCTGAGAGATGAGATACTTCCACAGAGCATGTACACTTCACGACAAACTACACTCTGAATTCTATTTTGcctagttttaaattttgttccaGGGTTGGTGGGGTGTCTCTCTTTGGGGGAACTGCCATAGAAACCTTACTTAGGGAAACCACAAAGCCATCTGGGCTGCACAGATGAGTTCCAGACCCGGCCTTCTATCTCCAGGGCTAGAAATTAGACAGATTCCCTGAACATTAGGAGGAGCATTCTGGGTATATctgccatctttccaaccccatTCTATCCAAGCGTCTCTTCCATGGGACGTGAGGGAAATACCAGCGGtcttgacaaaggagctaaggAAAACTGTCCACGGGGAACCCTCTGCGGTCACTGTCCAGtaattgtctctgcctctctctcaccTCTTCTTGCAGTCCTCCACCACCTCCCTCATGTTCCTCAGCTCTGAGTCCAGCCTCACTCTGTCCCCAGACAGGATCTCCAGCTGCTTCTGCAGGTTACTGATGTAACTCTCATGTACGGGCTCCAGGCTCCTCTTGGAGTTGTTCTGGTCCAGCTGCTGAAGAAGCTCCCACTTGGTCTCCAGCACCTGGTTCTGCTGCTCCAGGAAGCGCACCTGGAACCCAAAGGCAGCCATGGCCCACAGTTTCCCATGAGGTTTAACTAATAGCATCACCTGCCTGGTGAGTTG
The window above is part of the Arvicanthis niloticus isolate mArvNil1 chromosome 13, mArvNil1.pat.X, whole genome shotgun sequence genome. Proteins encoded here:
- the LOC117718769 gene encoding keratin, type II cytoskeletal 72 isoform X1, producing the protein MSRQLTLYPGAERLGFSGCSAVISGRLSGSHASVRAGVKGAAFGSRSLFCVGGGRRLALSSAGRSGGFTLGHGGASGGRPGGFVGTVFGSAGLGPTCPSVCPPGGIPQVVLNKSLLAPLNVELDPEIQKVRAQEREQIKALNNKFASFIDKVRFLEQQNQVLETKWELLQQLDQNNSKRSLEPVHESYISNLQKQLEILSGDRVRLDSELRNMREVVEDCKKRYEVEINRRTAAENEFVVLKKDVDAAYMNKVELQAKVDSLTDDIKFFKVLFEGEIAQMQSHISDTSVILSMDNNRQLDLDSILAEVRAQYEEIALKSKAETENMYQCKIQELQATAGQHGDDLKLTKSEITEINRLIQRIHSEIGNMKKQCSNLETAIADAEQRGDCALKDARAKLDQLEGALHQSKEELARMLREHQELMNVKLALDMEIATYRKLLESEESRMAGEYPNSVSISVISSTNAGPGGSGFSVGFGASSSYNYRPLALEVKTKGSCGSELKDPPAKSSGSSCATKKTSR
- the LOC117718769 gene encoding keratin, type II cytoskeletal 72 isoform X2 gives rise to the protein MSRQLTLYPGAERLGFSGCSAVISGRLSGSHASVRAGVKGAAFGSRSLFCVGGGRRLALSSAGRSGGFTLGHGGASGGRPGGFVGTVFGSAGLGPTCPSVCPPGGIPQVVLNKSLLAPLNVELDPEIQKVRAQEREQIKALNNKFASFIDKVRFLEQQNQVLETKWELLQQLDQNNSKRSLEPVHESYISNLQKQLEILSGDRVRLDSELRNMREVVEDCKKRYEVEINRRTAAENEFVVLKKDVDAAYMNKVELQAKVDSLTDDIKFFKVLFEGEIAQMQSHISDTSVILSMDNNRQLDLDSILAEVRAQYEEIALKSKAETENMYQCKCSNLETAIADAEQRGDCALKDARAKLDQLEGALHQSKEELARMLREHQELMNVKLALDMEIATYRKLLESEESRMAGEYPNSVSISVISSTNAGPGGSGFSVGFGASSSYNYRPLALEVKTKGSCGSELKDPPAKSSGSSCATKKTSR